The Candidatus Ancaeobacter aquaticus genome includes a region encoding these proteins:
- a CDS encoding inositol monophosphatase family protein: MKPIFKKTAFLAAQKAGAILKKNALKPKHIQYKGRIDLVTDIDKQSEKIIVQILTKAFPDHDILAEEGGGRITGSPYKWIIDPLDGTTNYAHAYPVYCVSIALEYKNKIILGLVYNPVMEEYFYAESGHGAYLNNKKIQVSHIKHIERALLVTGFPYVIRKNHSKVIKIFKNFLLSCQGIRRDGSAALNLCYVACGRLDGFWELNLNPWDTAAGFLIAQEAGARITDYKGNDYSCYNKDILASNGSIHTPMLKTIKKGRLF, from the coding sequence ATGAAACCTATTTTTAAAAAAACAGCGTTTTTAGCTGCTCAAAAAGCAGGAGCGATACTCAAAAAGAACGCTCTCAAACCTAAACATATCCAGTATAAGGGCAGAATTGACCTTGTTACTGATATTGACAAGCAGTCAGAGAAAATAATCGTACAAATACTTACCAAAGCATTTCCTGATCACGATATTTTAGCAGAAGAAGGCGGCGGGCGCATAACTGGCTCTCCTTACAAATGGATAATTGATCCCTTAGACGGCACAACAAACTATGCTCACGCCTATCCTGTCTATTGTGTCTCTATAGCCCTCGAATACAAAAACAAAATAATTTTAGGTCTTGTCTACAACCCCGTTATGGAAGAATACTTTTATGCTGAATCCGGTCACGGGGCATATCTCAACAATAAAAAGATACAGGTGTCACATATAAAACATATTGAACGGGCACTATTGGTAACTGGTTTTCCATACGTGATTAGGAAAAACCATTCAAAGGTTATTAAAATATTTAAAAATTTTCTCTTATCCTGCCAGGGAATACGTCGTGACGGATCCGCGGCACTTAACCTGTGTTATGTTGCCTGCGGTCGACTTGACGGGTTTTGGGAGCTGAATCTTAATCCGTGGGACACTGCCGCAGGATTTCTTATTGCGCAGGAAGCTGGGGCTCGTATTACCGACTATAAAGGGAATGATTATTCCTGTTACAATAAAGATATTCTTGCATCAAACGGATCTATACATACTCCAATGCTTAAAACGATAAAAAAGGGCAGGTTATTTTAG